A window from Enterocloster bolteae encodes these proteins:
- a CDS encoding transposase produces the protein MANYRNGSHAVYDIKYHFAWKTKYRYEALKGDAAFMLRELLRQTAKE, from the coding sequence CTGGCGAATTATAGAAACGGAAGTCATGCAGTATATGATATAAAATATCACTTTGCGTGGAAAACGAAATACAGATACGAAGCATTAAAAGGAGATGCAGCCTTTATGCTGCGAGAACTGTTAAGGCAGACAGCCAAGGAATAA
- a CDS encoding oleate hydratase: MSGIVTGKDSNWLMSCTFNRQSQFRNQPKGQLVGWIYGLFSDKPGNFVKKKRSDCTGKGPYITAVCKTTDFLNAVDIIVISSHTNSLSTFAKDIFFISS, translated from the coding sequence ATGAGCGGCATCGTCACCGGCAAGGACTCTAACTGGCTGATGAGTTGTACGTTCAACCGCCAGTCCCAGTTCCGCAATCAGCCAAAGGGACAGCTGGTGGGATGGATCTACGGCCTTTTCAGCGACAAGCCCGGCAATTTTGTAAAAAAGAAAAGATCGGATTGCACCGGTAAGGGGCCGTATATTACCGCAGTATGTAAGACAACGGATTTTCTCAATGCAGTAGATATAATAGTGATATCATCGCATACCAACTCCTTGTCCACTTTCGCGAAAGATATATTTTTTATATCCTCGTAG
- the bsh gene encoding choloylglycine hydrolase: MCTAATYKTRDFYFGRTLDYEISYGETVTVTPRNFKLMFRSMGTMDHHFAFMGMAHITENYPLYYDAVNEKGLCIAGLNFVGNAHYREKEKGKDNIAQWEFIPWIMGQCATVNDARELLGRINFLAEPFSPHFPMAQLHWIISDKNSSITVESVKDGIFVYDNPVGVLTNNPPFPFQMFNLNNYMRLSIDTPKNCFSEQIRLNAYSRGMGAIGLPGDLSSMSRFVRVAFTKMNSLSENDEKSSVSQFFHILGSVEQQRGCCRLADGKYEISIYTSCCNADRGIYYYKTYDNYSIVGVDMNREDLNGEALISYKLMTDKALEIQN; this comes from the coding sequence ATGTGTACAGCAGCAACTTATAAAACCAGAGATTTCTATTTTGGACGGACACTTGATTATGAAATTTCCTATGGTGAGACTGTTACAGTCACACCAAGAAATTTCAAGTTGATGTTTCGAAGTATGGGAACAATGGATCATCATTTTGCTTTTATGGGAATGGCTCATATAACAGAGAATTATCCACTGTATTACGATGCTGTAAACGAAAAGGGTCTGTGTATTGCCGGTCTAAATTTTGTGGGAAATGCTCATTACCGTGAAAAAGAAAAAGGTAAGGACAACATTGCCCAATGGGAATTTATTCCTTGGATCATGGGTCAGTGTGCAACTGTGAATGACGCGAGAGAACTGCTTGGCAGGATCAACTTCTTGGCCGAACCGTTTAGTCCACATTTTCCTATGGCACAGCTCCATTGGATCATTTCGGATAAAAACAGCTCCATTACGGTAGAAAGTGTGAAGGACGGTATATTTGTTTATGATAATCCCGTAGGTGTTCTCACAAATAATCCGCCTTTTCCGTTTCAAATGTTCAATTTGAACAACTATATGAGATTGTCCATCGACACCCCTAAAAATTGCTTTTCCGAACAGATTAGGCTAAATGCATACAGTAGGGGCATGGGCGCTATCGGGCTCCCCGGAGACTTATCATCTATGTCAAGATTTGTACGTGTGGCTTTTACAAAAATGAATTCACTGTCCGAGAATGACGAAAAATCAAGCGTAAGCCAATTTTTCCATATATTAGGCTCCGTTGAGCAGCAAAGAGGATGTTGCCGTTTGGCGGACGGGAAATATGAAATTTCCATTTACACTTCTTGCTGTAATGCTGACAGGGGTATTTACTACTATAAGACTTATGATAATTACAGTATTGTTGGTGTAGATATGAATCGGGAGGATCTTAACGGTGAAGCACTCATCAGTTATAAACTAATGACGGACAAAGCGTTGGAAATTCAAAATTGA
- a CDS encoding winged helix-turn-helix domain-containing protein: MKKNISYIPMDSTLEIWLLEKLIKEPPKSDCVEDFLSGIRDMISGEVSSLILGASEETELSASALSDGIIIGELEIHPKSRKVLQKGSEISLTPKEFDILYFLAQNRGEVFTKEQIYRAVWEDDYLLDDSNIMAFIRKLRKKIEPDPDAPKYILTIWGIGYKFNDQL, encoded by the coding sequence GTGAAAAAGAATATCAGTTATATTCCTATGGATTCCACCCTTGAAATTTGGTTGCTGGAAAAGCTAATTAAAGAGCCACCGAAAAGTGACTGTGTGGAAGATTTTCTGTCTGGCATCCGGGATATGATCAGCGGAGAGGTATCTTCTTTGATTTTGGGAGCATCAGAAGAAACAGAGCTATCTGCCAGTGCTCTGTCGGATGGGATTATAATTGGAGAATTGGAAATTCATCCGAAAAGCAGAAAGGTTCTGCAGAAAGGTTCAGAAATCAGCCTGACTCCAAAAGAGTTTGACATTCTGTATTTTCTTGCCCAGAATCGGGGCGAGGTCTTTACTAAAGAGCAGATTTATCGTGCAGTCTGGGAAGATGATTATCTGCTGGATGACAGCAACATCATGGCATTTATCCGAAAACTGCGCAAGAAGATTGAGCCTGACCCAGATGCTCCGAAGTACATTTTGACTATCTGGGGCATCGGGTACAAGTTTAATGATCAACTATAA
- the mgtA gene encoding magnesium-translocating P-type ATPase, which produces MSKATLFDSRIKKYAYCDPLEIYRDIGTSPDGLTIEQIESMREKYGKNSFNERKNDTMMKRLQRAFINPFHVILFVLGIVSLITDVFVVSNFARNATTAIIIFSMILISGVIRLIQELRAKSAAAQLDRLIHESVTVRRDGELMEIPTEELVVGDLVLFSAGDRVPADIRLTKNTDLFISQAAITGESAILEKSCRKLSYGEQETLTQLENLAFMATTVISGRGEGIVLAVGKDTLYGSFTKPDPDDKNSFQKGANSIAWVMLRFMAVLVPIVFVILGITGGKWLESFAFALSVAVGLMPEMLPMVITACLAKGSLAMSKKQTIIKDINAMQGFGSMDVLCMDKTGTLTNESILLEYYMDILGNENTEVLDLAYLNSAYHSGVRNTIDNAILACKTMPGRETHYSALLTQYQKADEIPFDYARKFISTLVRDIDGECQLIMKGDIGHIVSRCSHVEYRGEILPIEKDDMQSVSSVVDDMLQEGMKVIAIARKNVGHQREITPADEFNMTLVGYLSFFDAPKQTAKESVAALKRLKVTPKILTGDQAAIAVSVCHRVGISAEAVLTGAKLDEMTDSELRKAVEEIYVFAELTPGQKVRLVSALQENGHSVGFLGDGVNDIPALNEANVGISVDTAVDSAKDAADVVLLQKDLNVLEQGVLEGRKTFTNMLKYIKITASSNFGNIFSIICASAFLPFLPMTSIQILLLNLLYDILCIVLPWDNVDEEETLSPRDWSGKTLGRFMMSFGPLSSLFDIATFLFLYYFLCPMLCGGATYLNITDPSLQLQYVSLFQTGWFLESMWTQVLILHFLRTPKVPFMQSRTSTPVICITLAGIVAFTAMTFTSGASLFGMTRLPLWYFAFLLFVALAYMLLTTVAKYFYKKYYELI; this is translated from the coding sequence GTGTCAAAAGCAACGCTATTTGACAGTCGTATCAAAAAATACGCTTACTGTGATCCATTAGAAATCTATCGAGACATTGGCACATCTCCGGATGGTCTGACCATTGAGCAAATTGAGTCGATGCGGGAGAAGTATGGAAAGAACAGCTTCAATGAGCGAAAAAATGATACGATGATGAAACGATTGCAACGGGCATTTATTAACCCGTTTCATGTGATTCTTTTTGTTCTGGGTATTGTTTCTCTCATTACAGATGTTTTTGTAGTATCCAATTTTGCAAGAAACGCTACTACCGCTATTATCATCTTTTCCATGATTCTAATTAGTGGTGTAATTCGTCTGATTCAGGAGCTGCGGGCAAAGAGCGCCGCAGCTCAGCTTGATCGACTGATTCATGAAAGCGTCACGGTGAGGCGCGATGGGGAGTTAATGGAGATTCCCACCGAAGAATTAGTGGTCGGGGATCTTGTTTTATTCTCCGCAGGTGATCGTGTTCCAGCAGATATCAGATTGACGAAGAACACGGATCTTTTTATCTCCCAGGCTGCCATCACTGGCGAGAGCGCCATCCTTGAAAAGAGCTGCCGCAAACTCAGCTACGGCGAGCAGGAGACGCTGACTCAGCTTGAAAACCTCGCTTTTATGGCAACAACTGTTATCAGCGGCAGAGGCGAAGGAATTGTGCTGGCCGTTGGCAAAGACACGCTGTATGGCAGCTTTACAAAGCCCGATCCTGATGACAAAAATTCCTTTCAAAAGGGTGCCAATTCCATTGCCTGGGTCATGCTCCGCTTCATGGCAGTGCTGGTGCCGATTGTGTTTGTGATTCTCGGTATCACAGGTGGAAAATGGCTGGAGTCCTTTGCCTTTGCCCTGTCAGTGGCCGTTGGACTGATGCCGGAAATGCTGCCCATGGTCATTACAGCCTGCCTTGCCAAGGGCAGTCTTGCCATGAGTAAAAAGCAAACGATTATCAAAGATATCAATGCCATGCAGGGCTTTGGAAGTATGGATGTACTTTGCATGGACAAGACTGGCACGCTAACCAATGAAAGTATCCTGCTTGAATATTACATGGATATTCTAGGCAATGAAAATACGGAAGTTCTCGATCTGGCTTATCTGAACAGCGCCTATCATTCCGGCGTTCGCAACACGATTGACAACGCAATTCTTGCCTGTAAGACTATGCCTGGCCGTGAAACACATTATTCCGCCCTTTTGACCCAGTATCAAAAAGCGGACGAAATTCCCTTTGACTATGCCCGCAAGTTTATCAGCACCCTTGTACGAGATATAGATGGCGAGTGTCAGCTCATTATGAAAGGTGACATTGGGCATATCGTTTCCCGTTGCAGTCATGTGGAATATCGGGGTGAAATCCTGCCGATTGAAAAGGATGATATGCAGAGCGTATCTTCTGTGGTAGATGATATGCTCCAGGAGGGGATGAAGGTCATTGCTATCGCACGGAAAAATGTAGGCCATCAAAGAGAAATCACACCCGCTGACGAATTTAATATGACTCTGGTGGGCTATCTGTCCTTTTTTGATGCGCCCAAGCAAACCGCAAAAGAATCCGTGGCAGCCCTCAAGAGGTTAAAAGTGACCCCAAAGATTCTGACGGGAGATCAGGCGGCCATTGCGGTGTCTGTTTGCCATCGGGTGGGCATCTCTGCCGAGGCTGTGCTGACTGGTGCAAAACTGGACGAAATGACAGATAGTGAGCTTAGAAAAGCAGTTGAGGAAATCTATGTTTTTGCGGAACTTACTCCGGGCCAAAAGGTGCGTCTGGTTTCCGCTCTGCAGGAAAACGGTCACTCGGTGGGTTTCCTTGGTGATGGCGTCAATGATATCCCGGCACTGAACGAGGCCAATGTGGGAATCTCAGTGGATACGGCAGTGGACTCAGCCAAAGATGCAGCCGATGTGGTTTTGTTGCAAAAGGATCTCAATGTTCTGGAACAAGGTGTTTTGGAAGGGCGTAAGACCTTTACTAATATGCTCAAATACATCAAGATCACCGCCAGCTCCAATTTTGGTAATATTTTCTCCATCATATGCGCCAGCGCATTTTTGCCGTTTTTGCCCATGACATCCATCCAGATTCTGCTTCTGAATTTGCTGTACGATATTTTGTGTATTGTTCTGCCGTGGGACAATGTGGACGAGGAAGAAACCCTATCTCCGAGAGATTGGTCGGGCAAAACTTTGGGACGGTTTATGATGTCATTCGGGCCACTCAGCTCTCTGTTTGATATTGCGACCTTCCTGTTCCTGTATTATTTCCTGTGTCCCATGCTATGTGGAGGAGCAACCTATCTAAATATTACCGATCCTTCTTTGCAGCTTCAGTATGTGTCCCTGTTCCAGACGGGGTGGTTTTTGGAATCCATGTGGACACAGGTGCTGATCCTGCATTTTCTGCGAACACCTAAAGTTCCTTTTATGCAGAGCAGGACATCCACACCTGTGATTTGCATAACGCTGGCCGGAATTGTTGCCTTTACAGCCATGACCTTTACCAGTGGTGCATCTCTGTTCGGCATGACGAGGCTGCCGCTTTGGTATTTTGCATTTTTGCTGTTCGTAGCGCTTGCCTATATGCTGTTGACTACGGTAGCCAAATATTTCTATAAGAAGTACTATGAGTTGATTTGA